The bacterium genome has a segment encoding these proteins:
- a CDS encoding ribonuclease D, with product MTLPQYSYVSTPGDISFAFAELAGGGTVALDLEAAGLHRYRDSVCLVQAARKGKIYVIDPLAKGADITPLGAILADPSTRKVFHGCDYDVRLLKRDYGFTFRSIFDTMIASQFLGRKAIGLAALLMEEFGVLADKKFQKADWSARPISEGMLAYAALDVAYLEELADRLERALTEAGRLEWAKEEFALLENAEPSPLSPPSALEAKGAGKFTPRQCAVLQALLDLRDRTAQKWDRPPFKVLPGDLLLTWAVTPPKSKKELFETKGASERILGRLSGELMEAIETALALPPGECPVREEAPRFPPMTGEEKERLAKLKAVRTKRSEELLIDPGLLVNTATLEKVARAEPGTEGALLNSLLKNWQKEAVGSALAALTEAAVSS from the coding sequence CCGGTCTTCACCGCTACCGCGATTCGGTCTGCCTCGTCCAGGCGGCGCGAAAGGGGAAGATATACGTAATAGACCCGCTCGCAAAGGGCGCGGACATCACCCCCCTCGGGGCCATACTGGCCGACCCCTCGACGAGGAAGGTTTTTCACGGCTGCGATTATGACGTGCGGCTCCTCAAAAGGGATTACGGTTTTACCTTCCGCTCCATCTTCGACACCATGATCGCCTCGCAGTTTCTGGGAAGAAAAGCCATCGGCCTCGCCGCCCTCCTGATGGAGGAGTTCGGGGTTCTGGCGGACAAGAAATTCCAGAAGGCGGACTGGTCCGCGAGGCCGATAAGCGAGGGGATGCTGGCCTACGCCGCCCTCGACGTGGCCTACCTCGAAGAGCTTGCAGACAGGCTGGAGCGCGCGCTCACCGAGGCCGGAAGGCTGGAGTGGGCGAAAGAGGAATTCGCCCTCCTCGAAAACGCCGAGCCCTCGCCCCTTTCGCCCCCTTCCGCCCTCGAAGCGAAGGGCGCGGGAAAGTTCACCCCCCGCCAGTGCGCGGTGCTTCAGGCGCTGCTCGACCTTCGCGACAGGACGGCGCAAAAGTGGGACCGCCCGCCCTTCAAGGTTCTGCCGGGCGACCTCCTTCTGACCTGGGCGGTGACGCCGCCGAAAAGCAAAAAAGAGCTTTTCGAGACGAAGGGGGCTTCCGAGAGGATTCTGGGGAGGCTTTCGGGCGAACTCATGGAAGCGATCGAGACCGCGCTGGCCCTCCCCCCCGGCGAATGCCCGGTGAGGGAGGAGGCTCCCCGGTTCCCCCCGATGACCGGAGAGGAAAAGGAGCGGCTGGCGAAGCTCAAGGCGGTAAGGACGAAGAGATCGGAGGAGCTCCTCATCGATCCCGGCCTTCTCGTTAACACCGCCACCCTTGAAAAGGTAGCGAGGGCCGAGCCCGGAACCGAGGGTGCGCTTCTCAACTCCCTGCTTAAAAACTGGCAGAAGGAGGCGGTTGGAAGCGCACTGGCCGCCTTGACAGAAGCGGCCGTATCCTCGTAA